In Uranotaenia lowii strain MFRU-FL chromosome 2, ASM2978415v1, whole genome shotgun sequence, one genomic interval encodes:
- the LOC129741010 gene encoding uncharacterized protein LOC129741010 → MESKQKMKKISVVYQHNRGLIFNVEEYLELRFKHRLPGQLIGVPTSKPRNSHTFALPAALSRFELRLALDEGLVELQNKDAALKQCPGTEEQKEYCFRRHQQIGELRQPHVVKRMDEFLRLLPKIIKGKHKKLIKNGIPEQEIQLDPEKLIEEEKQRLESLDFEKLIQIPMEHPVSHDYTSQNFQLNLADELKYKLFKDIWLKRLGFVTGGDSFGCDFLLYPGDPMYYHSSHVIHVIDEQPTSHLEQQMNVHFLIRCCRLAVVVNKICVLAYEKADGTIAYQTMEWEGNIEYDE, encoded by the exons ATGGAGAGCaaacagaaaatgaaaaagatttcGGTAGTTTATCAACATAACCGCGGACTCATATTTAACGTTGAAG AATATCTGGAACTACGCTTCAAACATCGTCTACCGGGACAGCTCATTGGTGTTCCAACATCAAAACCGAGGAATTCTCACACGTTCGCCTTGCCTGCCGCTCTGTCCAGGTTCGAGCTAAGACTGGCCCTGGATGAGGGTTTGGTTGAACTACAGAACAAAGATGCTGCGTTGAAGCAGTGTCCAGGAACAGAAGAGCAGAAAGAATATTGTTTCCGCCGGCATCAACAAATTGGCGAACTGCGGCAACCGCATGTCGTGAAAAGAATGGATGAGTTCTTACGTCTTttaccaaaaataatcaaaggaaaacataaaaaacttattaaaaatggtATCCCTGAGCAAG AAATTCAACTCGATCCAGAAAAGCTCATAGAAGAAGAGAAGCAGAGGCTGGAaagcttggattttgaaaaactcattcaaattcCAATGGAACATCCTGTAAGTCACG ATTATACGAGCCAGAACTTTCAGCTAAATTTAGCTGATGAGTTGAagtataaattatttaaagataTATGGTTGAAACGGCTTGGCTTCGTTACGGGAGGTGATTCTTTCGGCTGTGATTTTCTGCTCTATCCTGGGGACCCAATGTACTATCATTCATCCCACGTTATCCACGTAATTGATGAACAACCGACTTCACATCTTGAGCAACAGATGAATGTACACTTTTTGATAAGATGCTGTCGGTTAGCAGTTGTAGTGAACAAAATTTGTGTTCTGGCTTACGAAAAAGCAGATGGAACTATTGCGTACCAAACAATGGAATGGGAGGGCAACATCGAATACGATGAATAA
- the LOC129741014 gene encoding 28S ribosomal protein S2, mitochondrial yields the protein MLAKAALTRAFVRSLSSVASPEIAVSTAVDTADDFLKHPDYFGVHRLFTVEDLFKAKVHLGHKDGTLHGNMKNYLYGSRLGHCVIDLDKTAEHLRLALNVTAHIAYRGGIILFFNRTAQNGHIVERTAMECGEYSHTRHWRGGVFTNANVQFGAVTRLPDLCIFLNTQNNILEMHTAVRDTAKMAIPTIGIVDTNCNPNLITYPVPGNDDTPSAIELYCKLFKEAILLGKRQKKAETTNSV from the exons ATGTTGGCAAAAGCAGCTCTAACGAGAG CATTTGTTAGGTCGCTATCTTCAGTAGCGTCTCCGGAAATTGCAGTTTCCACAGCCGTCGATACAG CTGATGATTTTCTCAAGCATCCAGACTATTTCGGGGTACATCGACTTTTTACGGTGGAGGATTTGTTCAAGGCCAAGGTTCATCTTGGGCACAAAGATGGGACTCTACATGGCAATATGAAAAATTATCTATATGGCAGTCGTTTAGGGCACTGCGTTATTGACTTAGACAAAACAGCTGAACACCTTCGATTAGCCCTCAACGTTACCGCTCACATAGCGTACCGTGGAgggataattttgtttttcaatcgtACTGCTCAAAATGGGCATATTGTGGAGCGGACAGCAATGGAGTGTGGCGAGTATTCGCACACTCGTCATTGGCGAGGTGGTGTTTTTACAAATGCCAACGTCCAGTTTGGGGCTGTAACACGACTGCCAGATTTGTGCATATTCTTGAACACACAGAATAATATCCTGGAGATGCATACAGCCGTGAGAGATACCGCGAAAATGGCTATACCGACCATTGGAATTGTGGATACGAACTGCAATCCCAATCTTATAACGTACCCGGTGCCCGGCAACGACGACACACCATCGGCCATCGAGTTGTACTGTAAACTATTCAAAGAGGCCATTCTTCTGGGAAAACGGCAAAAGAAAGCCGAAACAACGAATAGTGTTTGA
- the LOC129741015 gene encoding oxysterol-binding protein-related protein 11 — translation MESNLSKILNTNRHQLNGQLYKYTNVMKGWQYRWFTVDAQAGLLSYYLCEPSNDDSNPQIVGNAPRGQVHLAGAVICPSDEDSKTFTVNCASGDMLKLRAGDARARQEWVDGLRAIVESHSITGASLAPRDQLAAHDAFGAARQQMQQTELSNAALARAIENVASPLMPTDPDLLLLKALSAANTHCLLQCFGLLQRNQDLSDARIEPAF, via the exons ATGGAATCTAATTTGAGTAAAATCCTGAATACGAACAGACATCAACTAAATGGACAACTATATAAATATACCAATGTTATGAAAG GGTGGCAATACCGATGGTTTACGGTAGATGCACAAGCTGGCCTGCTGAGTTACTACCTGTGCGAACCGTCGAATGATGATTCCAATCCGCAAATCGTGGGTAACGCTCCCAGAGGCCAAGTCCATCTGGCTGGTGCTGTTATCTGTCCCAGTGACGAGGACTCCAAAACATTCACGGTTAACTGCGCTTCGGGAGATATGCTCAAACTGCGGGCAGGGGATGCACGTGCCCGCCAGGAATGGGTCGACGGATTAAGAGCCATTGTGGAAAGTCACTCGATAACGGGAGCTTCTTTGGCACCACGCGATCAGCTGGCAGCTCACGATGCTTTTGGAGCAGCCCGTCAACAGATGCAGCAAACGGAGCTCAGCAACGCAGCGTTAGCAAGAGCTATTGAGAATGTAGCTAGTCCGTTGATGCCTACTGATCCTGACTTGTTACTACTGAAGGCTTTGTCAGCAGCCAACACTCACTGCTTACTCCAATGCTTCGGTTTATTACAGCGAAACCAAGACTTATCGGATGCTCGAATAGAACCAGCTTTTTGA
- the LOC129742634 gene encoding uncharacterized protein LOC129742634, which yields MSPTLFNLYTADLHASLPEDVWMTQYVDDFNLIVRARNLETLKAKCQEVTETFVIKAENLGFKVNSAKTKVMIFRKGQTQLQLSINGETVETVRTHKYLGITIDSALGFGAEARTLKSKINDRMNMLKMICNIRVGTHPQTLTRIYTALIRSLIDYNATVFCNAPKTNKKFLEVVNNQCLRRVTGCTRTTPLNTLMAIAGQVPLDIRHEYICAKVIIKNLAYRTVVGSQLSSINANDDDEDLSYMEKVYLKFKPVFDLIMPFTKHEPINLKINDRLDGLANAKKNTNTQQLKQLTLFTMNGTHSGKQKIFTDASKINETCGIGIFNEYYKQRYSFRLAHETSITEAEITAIEIALERLVTPNTEFVLYTDSLSACTILKNAENETLLPLQLHKILQLAHRKKVTIQWIPSHIGIFGNDLADSLAKQASTDPGSQSIDNLLCINDAILKVKRNQAKAANDWYQNYANAEGKGKTFYLIQNSLEEKPWYHNIKLSNTEVRLLNRLQSGHDYSPYWKHKIKIIDDAECELCHTPETSDHLILHCSKYETLRSSFEYNQKFANLTELFKTKNIKFYKEICKFEKEAKLNL from the coding sequence ATGTCACCTACATTGTTCAACTTATACACCGCAGACTTACATGCTTCTCTGCCCGAAGATGTTTGGATGACCCAATATGTTGACGACTTCAATTTGATAGTACGTGCTAGAAACCTCGAAACATTAAAAGCAAAATGTCAAGAGGTGACTGAAACCTTTGTGATTAAAGCAGAAAACCTGGGATTCAAGGTCAACTCTGCCAAAACCAAGGTGATGATATTCCGCAAAGGGCAAACTCAACTACAACTAAGTATAAACGGAGAAACAGTTGAAACTGTGAGAACCCACAAATATTTGGGAATCACAATTGACTCGGCATTAGGATTCGGCGCCGAAGCTAGAACGTTGAAAAGCAAGATTAACGACAGGATGAACATGTTAAAGATGATTTGCAACATCAGAGTAGGGACACATCCTCAAACACTTACCCGCATCTATACGGCGTTGATTAGAAGCCTCATCGACTATAATGCTACAGTTTTTTGCAATGCaccaaaaacgaacaaaaagttTCTAGAGGTGGTCAACAATCAATGTCTCAGGCGAGTCACTGGTTGCACCCGAACCACACCACTTAACACCCTCATGGCAATCGCAGGACAGGTTCCACTTGATATACGGCACGAGTATATCTGTGCCAAGGTCATAATAAAGAATTTAGCCTATAGGACAGTTGTAGGTTCACAGCTTTCATCCATTAACGCCAACGATGATGACGAAGATCTATCCTACATGGAAAAAGTATACCTGAAATTCAAACCAGTTTTCGATCTAATTATGCCTTTCACCAAACATGAACCTATAAACCTTAAGATAAATGACAGACTCGACGGTCTAGCAAACGCCAAAAAGAACACCAATACGCAACAACTCAAACAACTGACGTTATTTACAATGAACGGTACCCACtctggaaaacaaaaaattttcacagatgcTTCCAAAATTAACGAAACTTGTGGCATTGGTATATTTAACGAATACTACAAACAAAGATACTCCTTTAGACTGGCCCATGAGACCAGTATCACCGAAGCTGAAATAACAGCAATCGAAATAGCCCTTGAACGTTTAGTCACACCGAACACCGAATTCGTCCTGTACACTGATTCACTATCAGCATGCACCATCCTAAAGAATGCAGAAAATGAGACATTGCTGCCACTACAATTACACAAGATACTGCAACTTGCCCATAGAAAGAAAGTCACCATTCAGTGGATTCCTAGCCATATCGGCATATTCGGGAATGATTTAGCCGACAGCCTAGCCAAACAAGCTAGTACGGATCCTGGCTCTCAATCAATTGATAATCTTCTTTGCATTAACGATGCCATCCTAAAAGTTAAAAGAAACCAAGCTAAAGCAGCAAACGATTGGTACCAAAACTATGCCAATGCAGAAGGCAAAGGCAAAACCTTTTACCTGATACAAAACTCCTTGGAAGAAAAGCCCTGGTATCACAACATCAAGTTATCTAATACTGAAGTTAGATTATTAAATCGATTGCAGTCTGGCCACGACTATTCACCATAttggaaacacaaaataaaaataattgatgaCGCTGAATGTGAACTTTGTCACACTCCCGAAACAAGCGACCACTTAATACTACATTGCTCAAAGTACGAAACACTAAGATCCTCATTCGAGTACAACCAGAAATTTGCAAACTTAACCGAACTgtttaaaaccaaaaacatcaagttttacaaagaaatttgcaaattcGAAAAGGAAGCGAAACTCAACCTCTAA